The following coding sequences are from one Microbulbifer sp. TB1203 window:
- the pobA gene encoding 4-hydroxybenzoate 3-monooxygenase — protein MKTQVAIIGAGPAGLMLGHLLRRAGVACVVLERRSREYVEGRIRAGVLERTTTDILDRLEINQRMHGEGLPHDGFYLADGARLIHIDVARLTGKQVMVYGQTELTKDLIAAAPGRDLEIIWEAGDVALHGVESDAPSVTFLRDGVQQRLQARVIAGCDGFHGPSRKAIPGSRRREYERLYPFGWLGILAEVPPCNDELIYANHERGFALASMRSNTRSRYYIQVPIDEPLEAWPDDRLWDELALRLGPEAAARLTRGPSLEKSIAPLRSYVFEPMRHGSLFLAGDAAHIVPPTGAKGLNLAASDVAYLSDALIGWFTRDDEEGLRHYASRALARVWKAERFSWSLTRLMHRFPDEGAFERRMQLAELDYIASSTAAQTAIAENYVGLPL, from the coding sequence ATGAAAACCCAAGTCGCGATTATTGGAGCGGGCCCCGCGGGGCTGATGTTGGGGCACCTGCTGCGCCGGGCCGGTGTCGCCTGCGTTGTCCTGGAGCGCAGGTCGCGGGAGTACGTGGAGGGGCGCATTCGGGCTGGGGTATTGGAGCGCACCACGACGGATATCCTCGATCGCCTGGAAATCAATCAGCGCATGCACGGCGAAGGTCTGCCACACGACGGCTTTTATCTCGCCGATGGGGCGCGGCTGATCCATATCGATGTTGCCCGACTCACGGGCAAGCAGGTGATGGTCTACGGCCAGACAGAGCTGACCAAGGACCTGATCGCGGCGGCACCGGGGCGGGATCTCGAGATCATCTGGGAAGCCGGGGATGTGGCCCTGCACGGTGTCGAAAGTGACGCTCCCTCCGTCACTTTTCTCCGGGACGGTGTACAGCAACGGTTACAGGCGCGGGTTATAGCCGGTTGCGACGGCTTCCACGGCCCCTCGCGCAAGGCGATCCCCGGTAGCCGGAGGAGGGAGTACGAACGGCTCTATCCCTTTGGCTGGTTGGGTATTCTCGCCGAGGTGCCGCCCTGCAACGATGAACTGATCTACGCCAATCACGAGCGCGGCTTCGCCCTGGCTTCCATGCGCTCGAACACCCGCAGCCGTTATTACATCCAGGTCCCGATCGATGAGCCGCTGGAGGCGTGGCCGGACGATCGCTTGTGGGATGAGTTGGCTTTACGCCTGGGGCCGGAGGCCGCCGCGCGTTTGACCCGCGGCCCGTCGCTGGAAAAGTCCATTGCGCCCCTGCGCTCCTACGTGTTCGAGCCGATGCGCCACGGCAGCCTGTTCCTCGCCGGTGACGCCGCCCATATTGTGCCCCCCACGGGGGCCAAGGGTTTGAACTTGGCCGCTTCCGACGTGGCCTACTTGTCCGACGCGCTGATCGGCTGGTTTACCCGCGATGACGAAGAGGGGCTGAGACATTACGCCAGCCGCGCATTGGCGCGTGTATGGAAAGCCGAGCGCTTCTCCTGGTCGCTGACCCGCCTGATGCACAGGTTCCCCGATGAGGGCGCCTTCGAGCGGCGCATGCAGTTGGCGGAACTGGATTACATCGCCTCATCCACCGCGGCGCAGACGGCGATTGCGGAAAACTACGTCGGGCTGCCCCTTTGA
- a CDS encoding AMP-binding protein, with product MQSHLTSTRGISDSLPRYDSLVAMLYASVERTPDRTALICEGRSLSYAELGRAVTGLALRLRETGHTGERLAVMLPNSIETVVASFAVMAAGAQLAPLNPFFTHRELLPIVSAAEFAAIICSDEMREKAGALASEAGVKSVLPLVPGDIDRLSSGAQAAGACEPLPAPDSPALLIHTGGTTGAPKGVDHTHRSLLFSIYQHAAMWPLEFGGERFLSVAPMFHIWGLGYATLVPVYASGTNIIVPRYDPERVLRALGDHKVTVFGGGPAPIYAGLASHPLTNTLAFSSLKYSLTGGAPSSAELHRKWRELTGCDLYEGWGMSEGAPLCLNPGDREPRPMSVGHPVPETELQIVDLERGDRVLSLGERGELRVRGPQVMRGYRNRSGETAATLRDGWLYTGDIGYVDSEGYVYLVDRKKDMIISGGYNVYPREVDECLVTKPGIAEAAAVGKPEERLGEVLVAFVALEAGVSMSEEDVLAYCAERLVKYKRPVEVHFVDSLPRTGVNKIDRLALREMAISIMT from the coding sequence ATGCAATCGCATTTGACATCCACTCGCGGCATTTCGGATTCGCTACCCCGCTACGATTCCCTGGTGGCCATGCTGTACGCTTCGGTCGAGCGCACGCCGGACCGCACCGCGCTGATCTGCGAAGGGAGAAGTCTGTCCTACGCTGAACTGGGCCGGGCAGTGACCGGCCTGGCCCTGCGGCTGCGGGAGACGGGCCATACCGGGGAACGGCTTGCCGTGATGTTGCCCAACAGCATCGAAACCGTGGTGGCGAGTTTCGCTGTTATGGCCGCGGGGGCGCAGTTGGCTCCACTGAACCCTTTCTTTACACACCGGGAACTGCTGCCCATCGTATCGGCGGCGGAGTTTGCGGCCATCATCTGTAGTGACGAGATGCGGGAGAAAGCCGGGGCGCTGGCCTCGGAAGCCGGGGTGAAATCTGTCCTACCCCTGGTCCCGGGCGATATCGATCGACTGTCGTCCGGTGCGCAGGCTGCCGGCGCGTGCGAGCCCTTGCCGGCGCCCGATTCCCCGGCCCTGCTCATTCACACCGGGGGAACCACCGGCGCGCCGAAAGGGGTTGATCACACTCACCGGTCGCTGCTGTTTTCCATTTACCAGCACGCCGCAATGTGGCCCCTGGAGTTCGGCGGCGAGCGCTTTCTCAGCGTCGCCCCGATGTTCCATATCTGGGGCCTGGGCTATGCCACTTTGGTTCCCGTCTATGCCAGTGGCACCAACATCATCGTGCCGCGCTATGACCCCGAACGGGTACTGAGGGCACTGGGGGACCACAAGGTAACGGTGTTCGGCGGTGGTCCCGCGCCTATCTATGCCGGATTGGCCAGTCACCCGCTGACCAATACGCTGGCGTTTTCATCGTTGAAGTACAGTCTCACGGGAGGCGCCCCCAGCTCCGCCGAATTGCATCGCAAGTGGCGCGAGTTGACCGGTTGCGATCTCTATGAGGGCTGGGGCATGTCGGAAGGGGCGCCGCTGTGCCTCAACCCGGGCGACAGGGAGCCCCGCCCCATGTCGGTGGGCCATCCCGTGCCGGAGACGGAACTGCAGATCGTGGACCTGGAGCGGGGCGATCGGGTGCTGTCCCTCGGTGAACGCGGCGAACTGCGCGTGCGCGGCCCCCAGGTGATGCGGGGCTACCGCAATCGCTCCGGGGAGACTGCCGCCACACTGCGGGATGGCTGGCTGTACACCGGCGATATCGGCTACGTGGATAGTGAAGGCTATGTCTACCTGGTGGACCGGAAAAAAGACATGATCATCTCCGGGGGCTACAACGTATACCCGCGGGAGGTGGATGAGTGCCTGGTGACCAAGCCCGGTATCGCCGAGGCGGCGGCGGTCGGGAAACCGGAGGAGCGCCTGGGTGAAGTGCTGGTGGCCTTCGTGGCGCTTGAAGCGGGTGTTTCCATGTCGGAGGAGGATGTACTGGCTTATTGCGCGGAGCGGCTGGTCAAGTACAAGCGGCCGGTAGAAGTACATTTTGTCGACAGCCTGCCGCGCACCGGTGTCAACAAGATCGACAGGCTGGCTCTGCGAGAGATGGCGATTTCGATAATGACATGA
- a CDS encoding aromatic ring-hydroxylating dioxygenase subunit alpha has protein sequence MYPQNQWYAAAWSQDVTNEPLARTICGEDIVLYRQPDGRAVALADRCWHRQAPLSMGRVLDNGDLQCPYHGLEFNGEGVCTRVPSQECPPRKARVRAFPLSERHRFVWVWIGDTDKVDERLIPDLRWNDHPDWVGEGGTLTIACNFKLLVDNLMDLTHETYVHSTTIGDEKLPGAPVDTSVENGEVSVRRVIPDHDPAPFWKAEIANALEYQGHCDRWQIIRFIPPSCIAIDVGVAVAGTGGPDGHREQGVNAYVINAITPIDERNTLYLWNFVRNFDRGNAQRTADIQKRIEGVFLEDVAMLEGQQRAMDRGGETRMVTLKIDSGIAAARRIIDTLI, from the coding sequence ATGTATCCCCAGAACCAATGGTATGCGGCGGCCTGGAGCCAGGACGTCACCAACGAACCGTTGGCCCGGACCATCTGCGGAGAGGACATCGTCCTGTACCGGCAACCCGATGGCAGGGCCGTGGCACTGGCCGACCGCTGCTGGCATCGCCAGGCTCCGCTATCCATGGGAAGGGTGCTGGACAACGGCGACCTCCAGTGCCCCTATCACGGCCTGGAGTTCAATGGCGAGGGCGTCTGTACACGCGTGCCCAGCCAGGAGTGTCCACCCAGGAAAGCACGAGTCCGCGCTTTCCCGTTGAGTGAGCGACACCGGTTTGTCTGGGTCTGGATTGGCGACACCGACAAGGTGGATGAACGCCTGATCCCCGACCTACGCTGGAACGATCACCCGGACTGGGTGGGAGAAGGCGGCACATTGACTATCGCGTGCAATTTCAAATTACTGGTCGACAATCTGATGGATCTGACACACGAAACCTACGTGCATTCCACCACCATCGGTGACGAGAAACTGCCGGGGGCACCGGTCGACACCTCGGTGGAAAACGGCGAGGTCAGTGTCCGCCGCGTTATTCCCGATCACGACCCGGCGCCTTTCTGGAAGGCGGAAATCGCTAACGCGCTGGAATATCAGGGTCACTGTGACCGCTGGCAGATTATCCGCTTTATTCCGCCTTCCTGTATCGCCATCGACGTCGGGGTTGCCGTGGCTGGAACCGGTGGCCCGGACGGACATCGCGAGCAGGGGGTCAACGCTTACGTGATCAATGCCATCACGCCGATAGACGAGCGCAACACGCTCTACCTGTGGAATTTCGTGCGTAATTTTGATCGCGGCAACGCACAGCGGACTGCCGATATCCAGAAACGGATTGAGGGGGTATTTCTGGAGGATGTGGCAATGCTGGAGGGGCAGCAGAGAGCGATGGACAGAGGCGGCGAAACTCGCATGGTTACTCTCAAAATCGACTCGGGCATTGCCGCTGCGCGCCGTATTATTGACACCTTGATCTAG
- a CDS encoding MarR family winged helix-turn-helix transcriptional regulator, producing MTTKRPPLSDPTDNLLGYHLRRLSVLIMADLSRSLDSLDLRPTEATVLMEISTNPGITQSRIGKILSIKRANMAPLIAGLIEQGLVETARKDGRSLALTLSAKGKRVNKKVMSAIAEHEDRCFAVLGKRERRELTERIRELWQHLDTIEPE from the coding sequence ATGACGACAAAGCGCCCTCCCCTGAGCGACCCCACCGACAACCTGCTGGGCTACCATCTGCGCCGGCTATCTGTTCTGATCATGGCCGACCTGTCCCGATCACTGGACAGCCTGGACCTGCGCCCTACCGAAGCCACGGTGTTGATGGAGATATCCACCAATCCCGGCATTACCCAAAGCCGGATTGGCAAAATTCTGTCCATCAAACGCGCCAACATGGCCCCACTCATCGCGGGCCTGATCGAACAGGGCCTGGTGGAGACCGCGCGCAAGGACGGGCGCTCGCTGGCACTGACACTCAGCGCCAAAGGCAAACGCGTTAACAAAAAGGTGATGTCGGCTATCGCGGAGCATGAAGATCGCTGTTTTGCCGTGTTGGGCAAGCGGGAAAGGCGGGAGCTGACCGAGCGCATCCGGGAGCTGTGGCAGCACCTGGACACGATTGAGCCGGAATAG
- a CDS encoding p-hydroxycinnamoyl CoA hydratase/lyase: protein MTDTVACDVRDRIAWVRFNRPEKRNCMSPTLNRRMREVLDELEFRDDVGVLVLTGEGSAWSAGMDLKEYFRETEAKGLGAVRQSQREAYGWWQRLRWYQKPTIAMVNGWCFGGGYGPLFACDLAFAAEEATFGLSEINWGILPGGGATKVAVELMGFRNAMYHAMMGENIDGAKAAEWGLVNEALPLAKLQDRVIEVANVLLEKNPVALKATKDAVRRVGEMTYDNAEDYLVRAQEAANSFDNEGRKEGIRQFIDDKTYKPGLGAYELNMQGD, encoded by the coding sequence ATGACTGACACAGTAGCCTGCGACGTGCGTGACCGCATCGCGTGGGTGCGATTCAATCGCCCTGAGAAGCGCAACTGCATGAGTCCGACCCTGAATCGCCGTATGCGGGAGGTGTTGGACGAACTGGAATTCCGCGACGATGTGGGGGTACTGGTATTGACCGGGGAGGGCTCGGCCTGGAGCGCGGGCATGGATCTCAAGGAATACTTCCGCGAAACTGAAGCGAAAGGCCTGGGCGCCGTGCGCCAGTCCCAGCGTGAGGCCTACGGCTGGTGGCAGCGCCTGCGCTGGTACCAGAAGCCGACCATCGCCATGGTGAACGGCTGGTGTTTTGGCGGCGGCTACGGACCGTTGTTCGCCTGCGACCTCGCCTTTGCCGCCGAGGAGGCGACCTTCGGTCTCAGCGAGATCAATTGGGGTATCCTGCCCGGCGGTGGCGCAACGAAAGTGGCGGTGGAGCTGATGGGCTTCCGCAATGCCATGTATCACGCCATGATGGGGGAGAATATCGATGGGGCCAAGGCCGCCGAGTGGGGGCTGGTCAACGAGGCCTTGCCCCTGGCAAAACTGCAAGACCGGGTCATCGAGGTGGCCAATGTGCTGCTGGAGAAAAACCCGGTGGCTCTCAAGGCGACCAAGGATGCCGTGCGCCGGGTGGGTGAGATGACCTACGACAACGCGGAGGATTACCTGGTGCGGGCCCAGGAGGCCGCCAACAGTTTTGACAACGAGGGGCGCAAGGAGGGCATTCGCCAGTTTATCGACGACAAGACCTACAAACCCGGCCTGGGGGCCTACGAACTCAATATGCAGGGTGATTGA
- a CDS encoding MFS transporter, which produces MTPSPQQLLDNAPMSRLQVIAVILCVLLNALDGFDVLAISFAAPGIADEWGISRGMLGVVLSMELIGMAVGSVVLGGVADRAGRRPTILGCLLIMSSGMFLASLARDVYMLSVIRLVTGLGIGGMLAATNAMTAECSNSRWRNANVAIMATGYPLGVIVGGSIASVLLASFDWRAVFQFGGAVTALMIPLVWLFLSESVSYLLQRRPAGALPRINGILARMGHPPLTSLPEALAQVRRASWSELFSPGLASTTILLTAAYFTHIMTFYFILKWIPKIVVDMGFSASLAGGVLVWANVGGAIGSILLGLLTRKFNVRALVLGALLGAAVMVCVFGRGQADLTQLALVAAAAGFFTNSAIVGMYAIFAQSFPTEVRAGGTGFVIGLGRGGAALGPIVAGLLFESGQGLSSVAFVMAMGSLVAAVMLLLLLRRGKAGVLSRV; this is translated from the coding sequence ATGACACCATCCCCACAGCAATTGCTCGACAATGCGCCGATGAGCCGCCTGCAGGTCATCGCGGTAATCCTTTGTGTCCTACTCAACGCACTGGACGGCTTCGACGTATTGGCCATCAGTTTTGCCGCGCCGGGCATTGCCGATGAGTGGGGTATTTCCCGGGGAATGCTGGGTGTCGTATTGTCGATGGAACTGATCGGCATGGCGGTCGGTTCGGTGGTTCTCGGCGGCGTCGCTGACCGGGCAGGGCGCAGGCCGACTATCCTCGGCTGTCTGCTGATCATGAGCAGCGGTATGTTTCTCGCCTCCCTGGCTCGCGACGTATACATGCTCTCGGTTATCCGCCTGGTTACGGGCCTGGGTATCGGCGGTATGCTGGCGGCGACCAACGCCATGACCGCGGAGTGTTCCAACAGCCGTTGGCGCAATGCCAATGTGGCGATCATGGCAACCGGCTATCCCCTGGGGGTGATCGTGGGTGGTTCGATCGCCTCGGTGCTGTTGGCGAGCTTCGACTGGCGGGCCGTGTTCCAATTCGGCGGGGCCGTCACCGCGCTGATGATTCCCCTGGTCTGGCTGTTCCTGTCCGAGTCCGTCTCCTATCTGTTGCAGCGCCGTCCGGCGGGAGCCTTGCCGCGAATCAATGGCATATTGGCGCGCATGGGACATCCGCCGCTCACCTCGCTGCCGGAAGCGCTCGCGCAGGTGCGTCGCGCTTCCTGGTCAGAGTTGTTTTCCCCCGGCCTGGCATCTACCACGATATTGCTGACCGCAGCCTATTTCACCCACATCATGACGTTTTACTTCATCCTGAAGTGGATTCCGAAAATCGTGGTGGACATGGGTTTCTCCGCTTCCCTGGCCGGCGGCGTGCTGGTTTGGGCGAATGTGGGGGGGGCCATCGGCTCCATCCTGCTCGGCCTGTTGACGCGCAAATTCAATGTGCGGGCCCTGGTACTGGGGGCCCTGTTGGGGGCAGCGGTCATGGTCTGCGTATTCGGTCGGGGGCAGGCGGATCTCACGCAGTTGGCCCTGGTGGCCGCGGCGGCGGGCTTTTTCACCAACTCCGCCATCGTCGGTATGTACGCTATCTTCGCCCAGTCCTTTCCCACGGAAGTGCGTGCCGGGGGCACGGGCTTTGTTATCGGCTTGGGGCGGGGCGGCGCAGCCCTCGGGCCCATTGTCGCCGGCCTGCTGTTTGAAAGTGGCCAGGGTTTGTCCAGCGTCGCCTTTGTCATGGCCATGGGGTCACTGGTCGCGGCGGTGATGCTGTTGTTATTGCTCCGGCGCGGCAAGGCCGGTGTCCTGTCACGCGTCTAG
- a CDS encoding TonB-dependent receptor domain-containing protein, whose product MKQCVPVSVLFNRNFLASSLALASLAGPGSHALAQEASVAQLEEVVVTARRRAENLQDVPISVTAMSAEALERRQIFSTVDLDRATPSMQFTSYGQLSGNNAAAVVFIRGVGQLDPTPAVDPGVGFYIDDVYMGRSVGAAMDFLDVADVQVLRGPQGTLFGRNTIGGAVIVNSRLPGTEFGGTISAELGDDNLYQVYGVVDLPVNEDLGLRLSAGTRKRDGYVTREFDGQDLGNENGYTLKGTLRWTPSDSLDVILRADYTEKDEHGSPFVFKGINTNAPVPAIVSVAAGCPGATMPFAPLEPGDPRFGAPFVPDTDDPRCANNHYDKGPYTNGGTAPVESTFEGYGSSGTLAWQLNDALELRSITAYRETDWTGIRDADNTPFTLITTDYTSTSEQFSQELRLSFTSDRVHGITGLYYFDEDTSDRVTVPLAFPPAPPFIASLLNGGPGTRDLQFVDLGTESTAVFTEWTYDVTDALSLTGGLRYTDEDKFMQGVIFNLFPATDPDPDPLPNAAIPDGGPLFIRPDEYTENFQKMTGSASLTYNWTPTVMTYLSYADSFKSGGFNQRYNSPTPDFNPVTFDEETVESYELGIKANIGDSLRFNAAVFSSSYSDIQLIYRQGVVPLLFNAGSASIDGFELEFTYAPNLSLIVDGGFSYLDDSIDDIIEIPGADATVGPDNSLPFTPEWQGNLGVGYSFTYGDDLELMPRVDVAYTDSQFFDAANTELTAQNDSVTTVNASVTLSAPGTGWRVTLRGDNLTDELYPVQGNASLATLGYGEIVYARQRNWTLSAAYDF is encoded by the coding sequence ATGAAACAGTGTGTACCGGTATCGGTGTTGTTCAACCGTAATTTCCTTGCCTCGAGCCTGGCCCTGGCTTCCCTGGCGGGCCCTGGATCGCACGCCCTGGCGCAGGAGGCCTCTGTGGCGCAGCTGGAGGAAGTGGTTGTGACTGCCCGGCGGCGGGCGGAGAACCTCCAGGACGTGCCGATTTCGGTGACCGCCATGTCTGCCGAGGCACTGGAGCGGCGCCAGATCTTTTCCACGGTGGACCTCGATCGGGCCACCCCGAGTATGCAGTTCACCAGCTACGGGCAGCTCTCCGGGAACAATGCCGCGGCGGTTGTGTTCATTCGCGGTGTTGGCCAGCTTGACCCCACACCCGCGGTGGACCCGGGGGTAGGCTTCTATATCGACGATGTTTATATGGGGCGCTCGGTGGGCGCGGCCATGGATTTTCTCGATGTCGCCGATGTTCAGGTGCTGCGGGGTCCCCAGGGAACTCTGTTCGGCCGCAACACCATTGGCGGCGCGGTCATCGTCAACTCCCGCCTGCCGGGTACCGAATTTGGTGGAACCATCAGCGCGGAACTCGGTGACGACAACCTGTACCAGGTTTATGGTGTCGTGGATCTGCCGGTCAATGAGGACTTGGGACTGCGCCTGTCGGCGGGTACGCGCAAGCGGGACGGTTACGTTACGCGGGAATTCGACGGGCAGGACCTGGGCAACGAGAACGGCTACACCCTGAAGGGAACATTGCGCTGGACGCCTTCGGATTCCCTGGACGTGATTCTGCGGGCCGACTATACGGAAAAGGATGAGCACGGCTCACCGTTTGTCTTCAAGGGTATCAACACCAATGCGCCGGTGCCGGCTATTGTCAGTGTGGCCGCCGGCTGCCCCGGGGCGACCATGCCGTTTGCGCCGCTGGAGCCCGGTGACCCGCGCTTTGGCGCCCCCTTTGTTCCCGATACGGATGACCCCCGCTGCGCCAACAACCACTACGATAAAGGCCCTTATACCAACGGTGGCACTGCGCCGGTGGAGAGTACGTTTGAAGGCTATGGCTCCTCGGGTACCCTGGCCTGGCAACTGAACGACGCCCTGGAATTGCGTTCGATCACGGCCTACCGGGAAACCGACTGGACGGGCATTCGCGATGCGGACAATACACCATTCACCCTGATTACTACGGATTACACCAGCACATCGGAGCAGTTCAGCCAGGAACTGCGGCTGAGTTTTACATCGGACCGGGTGCACGGCATAACGGGGCTGTACTATTTCGACGAGGACACTTCTGATCGGGTGACGGTGCCGCTGGCCTTTCCGCCGGCTCCCCCTTTTATCGCCTCGCTGCTGAACGGCGGCCCCGGCACCCGCGACCTCCAGTTTGTCGACCTGGGCACCGAGTCGACGGCGGTATTCACGGAGTGGACCTACGACGTGACGGATGCCCTTAGCCTGACCGGCGGCCTGCGCTACACCGATGAAGATAAATTCATGCAGGGGGTGATATTCAATCTGTTCCCGGCCACCGACCCCGACCCGGACCCGCTACCGAATGCGGCCATCCCCGACGGTGGGCCGTTGTTTATCCGCCCGGACGAATATACCGAGAACTTTCAGAAAATGACGGGCTCGGCCAGCCTGACGTACAACTGGACGCCGACGGTCATGACCTACCTCAGCTACGCCGACAGTTTCAAATCCGGCGGTTTCAACCAGCGCTACAACAGCCCCACGCCGGACTTTAACCCGGTGACATTTGACGAGGAAACGGTGGAGTCCTATGAGTTGGGCATCAAGGCCAACATCGGTGACAGCCTGCGATTCAACGCCGCCGTTTTTTCCTCTTCCTACAGCGACATACAACTCATCTATCGTCAGGGCGTAGTGCCGCTGTTGTTCAATGCCGGCAGTGCCTCCATCGACGGGTTTGAACTGGAATTCACCTATGCACCCAACCTCAGCCTGATTGTCGATGGCGGGTTCAGTTACCTCGATGACTCGATTGACGACATCATTGAGATCCCGGGAGCGGACGCCACAGTGGGGCCGGACAACAGCCTGCCCTTTACACCGGAGTGGCAAGGAAACCTGGGCGTTGGCTACAGCTTCACCTATGGCGATGACCTGGAACTGATGCCGCGAGTTGATGTGGCCTACACCGATTCACAGTTCTTTGATGCTGCCAACACCGAACTCACCGCCCAGAACGACAGCGTAACCACCGTTAACGCCTCCGTGACGCTGAGCGCACCCGGCACCGGCTGGCGGGTCACACTGCGCGGGGATAACTTGACCGATGAACTGTATCCGGTACAGGGCAACGCATCGCTGGCTACCCTGGGCTATGGGGAAATCGTCTACGCCCGGCAGCGCAACTGGACGCTGTCTGCGGCCTACGATTTCTAG
- a CDS encoding helix-turn-helix domain-containing protein, with protein sequence MSPILRVNTATVAPQRRLDYWNDHVASLYTGMSVDSTASNFSARLLHVNVGRIGVMRALSDQAIVRRNTSSTHVPGDQDILKIHLQNRGTSINRQGRREARLQVGDLTVCENRSSYLIEPSSESDIFALELPQNLAQQYFPDISARIMQRVTAFSLHGRLLFNLLNTIYQECDPGYREDIDLDDLEPVLLELLKPVLSNPRDDNVDMGSSKTRGSLQRLKTLVQQHLLNPDLGTEMLANEAGMSERRVQALFAELGTTPTFYIRDQRLDWAAERLRYDLDQPVTRIAHSAGFNDSAYFSRCFRLRYGETPKCYRARPAVSR encoded by the coding sequence ATGAGTCCTATCCTGCGCGTCAATACTGCAACCGTCGCCCCGCAGCGGCGGCTGGACTACTGGAATGACCACGTTGCCAGCCTCTATACCGGCATGTCAGTGGACAGTACAGCCAGTAACTTCTCTGCCCGCCTTTTGCACGTCAACGTCGGGCGCATCGGCGTTATGCGCGCCCTCTCTGATCAGGCGATTGTCCGGCGTAACACCAGCAGCACCCACGTCCCCGGTGACCAGGATATCCTGAAGATACATTTGCAGAACCGGGGCACCAGCATCAATCGCCAGGGGCGGCGGGAGGCCAGGTTGCAAGTGGGGGATTTGACCGTCTGTGAAAACCGCTCTTCCTATTTGATCGAGCCTTCCTCCGAAAGCGATATATTTGCTCTCGAGCTACCTCAGAATCTGGCACAGCAGTACTTCCCGGATATTTCCGCGCGTATCATGCAGCGGGTCACGGCCTTCTCGCTGCACGGCCGCCTGCTGTTCAATCTGTTGAACACGATTTACCAGGAATGCGATCCCGGTTACCGCGAGGACATCGACCTCGATGACCTGGAACCCGTACTGCTGGAGTTGCTGAAGCCGGTGTTGAGCAATCCCCGTGATGACAACGTCGACATGGGTTCAAGTAAGACCAGAGGCTCGCTACAGCGACTGAAAACACTGGTGCAACAACATCTGCTGAATCCCGACCTGGGTACCGAGATGCTGGCCAATGAGGCGGGCATGTCGGAGCGACGGGTACAGGCACTGTTTGCCGAACTGGGTACGACGCCCACCTTCTATATCCGTGATCAACGCCTCGACTGGGCCGCGGAGCGTTTGCGGTACGATCTCGATCAGCCAGTAACCCGTATCGCCCACAGTGCCGGATTTAACGATTCGGCCTATTTCAGCCGCTGTTTTCGTCTCCGCTACGGCGAGACACCCAAGTGCTACCGTGCGAGGCCAGCAGTGTCTCGTTAA